Genomic DNA from Scatophagus argus isolate fScaArg1 chromosome 15, fScaArg1.pri, whole genome shotgun sequence:
AGCCATGTCTCTAAGGTGCAAGGGAACTTGCGAAAGCAAACAAGAAATCCACCCCTGAAGTTTAACTCATACAGCAGTGTAGGCCAGCAGTATAAACCCACCAGTAATGGAGGGAAGAGGAGTGCCAGAACAAACTTCCCTCCCCAGTTGAGCATGCTAGTGAAGGCCATGGCGATGGGTCTGCCAGGCTGGTCAAAGAGCTCAGCAGCGATGAACCAGGAGATGGGGCCAGGGCCCAGCTCATAGGCTGAAATTAGGCAGAAAACCAGCAGGACCTGCAGGCTCCGCAGCTCTGGGACCAGGTGCTGCGTGGTGGATAGGAAAGTTTGTAATAATTCAGTGAAAATTGAGCTTTTATTATAGCTCACTTTATATTCTCTTAAATTTTAATCTGACCTTATGTTGCTGGATTTCAAAAAGACAATGGGGGATTTAAATTGAAAATCATTCTATTAAATGTACCATGGTTTATTTTAAGGTCATTTTGTCAAGTGAATGTCTGTTTGTCAAACATTACTCATTTTAAGCAAAAACATTTCctgcacaaatgaaaataacattcATGCTAACATGATCTTACCAGGACAGAATCAACTATGGTCATGAGTAAGTTGCACACTGCTATGGAAATGAAACCAGTCAGGAGCAGCCGCCTCCTTCCTGCCCTTTCCATCAGGAAGAACTTGAAAGGACAAAACAACACGGTGGAGACTCtgctcacatttttctgttgtggctCATGCTTTTAAACCATTCATGAGTAAATTGTCACCACGCTTTTATCATCACGCTTTTACCAAGATTTTATTCCAATTTGTGGCAAAATCTATGAACTGTCACAACTTGTATTTTTTAGTAGATTTAAAGTTTGCTGACAAGACTGTTGAGTTTACAATGAGAGGCTGATATAATATTGTTATGAATAAGACTGTGAGCTGCTATGGTCATGCTAGATTTTGTACTCACTGCCACCAAAGTAAAGGTCACGTTGACAGCCCCCACGCCCAGAGTCAGGTATTTGGCCTCGTCAAACTTGGCCTGGAACATTCTGGTGGAATAATTGATGATCTGGAAAAAAGGagcagggatttttttttttaacttggtGGATTACTGGGGCATCATTTTTAGAAACACTGCCCCAAAATGTGAGTAGGAACCAGCGAGTGTGAGCCTGAATAATTTATTGGGTAAATACTACATCACTGCAATGGAAATCTTGGCCATACAGTGAGCGAGTGTAGTAAACTTTTCATTGACATATAGGATTTTACCACCGACCGCATTGAATCCCGACAGCTGGCTGCCCAAGTTGATGATGAGGACGATGATAATTGGCTGCTTGTAGCGACGCTTCTTGAAGAACTCGTGTATTGTGACGCCGCTCTGAGTGTGCGCAGCCTCTTCCTTCATCTCTTCCAGCTCAGCAAACACCTTGTCTGTGCTGCCTCTCAGCCTCAGCAGGGCTGCAGGGTTAAAACAACGTGCTCTTTCAAAGAGGTGTTGTGGTATATATAAAGCCAAGATAATAGAGTGCATTAAAAGCATTTCCATGTTTTCATTCCTGAAAGTCAGCAGTGAATCTAACAGCTCATGATAAAAGTTCTTCAGCTCATCTCTAAGAAATCAAAGCAgaatctctctccctctctgtatgACTGTTGCCCTGTTGGACATCTTGATATAACTCTAGCTTAATGGCTGAAATGGAAATAATGTGACTGGTCATGTGAAAGGTGTAGTTTAAAAACATCAGAGCCCTTGAGACCCACCAGCCTCCGCCTTGCTGTCTTCTGCCCGGTTGATGAGCAGGTAGCGGGGGCTCTCAGGGTAGAAAGGCAAGACCAGGTACTGTATCAGGGCTGGGATCAGAGACAAGGACAGCATCATGGCCCAGTAATGCTCTGTACCCAACATTGTCTCCAGACCAGCCACCTGCatcaaataaatacaggaaCCTTGTTTGACAGTTTTACTTATCTGGATGATCAAAGCAGGACtcaacaacacaaaatgcaagAAATATATATCATTGTCTGTATGACTTCTCTAAATAATGTTCACCCCAAATTAGCATCACCACCGCCAAAGTTTTCACTGAATTTCCCTGGTTTCAGTCACGGCAAACTCCCCATATTGTATCACTCTGATATGATGCATCGTTCTTCCACAGTTTTAACAAATGTAGCTGATCTAGCCTTGCCAGCAACATAGAACCTAGAACCTCAGAAGACATTGGAAGACATTGACTcccttgaaaaagaaaatgggagGACAAGGTGTCATAGAACTGAGGATTTCCAGCACAGTTCTCACCATTCCCACCAGGATGCCCGAAGCAAAGGACACCTGGTTGAGTGTAGCGAAGGCTCCTCTCAGATTTGTGGGGGACACTTCCTGGATGTAAAGTGGATTAAGACTCATCACAAGACCGCAGAAGAGCCCAAACAGCATACGCCCCAGGATGAGAATCTCAAATGATTTGCTGGCTTTGGAGGCAGACATCAGGCACGCTCCCGCCACAGAGAGGCAGTTCACTATGAGGATGGAGTTACGTCTTCAGGGATGacaagagaaatgaaaaaaattaaaaacatgataGAAATTATGTAGGAAAActattttttcctcctgtttttacCTTCCATATGAATCTGCCAGATATTTGACCCCCAGTGAGCCCAGCAAGGCTCCAAAGTCTTTAATGCTGACAGAGAGTGACCACAGGAGAGTCAGGCTGTGATCTGGCATTGACTGGTTGTGCCTGGCTCTCCAGGTGTGGTTGAAAAACTCCTCGATGATCTACACAGTTGTAAAATCAAAAGACGAGCAGCATCAGTAGACCCAATCTGCAGTTCTTTAAAGTATTAATCATTTCTTGTGAAACAGCTGTTGCTGATGTACTACTGTGGGTTAAGTGTTGTGAGGAATGTAGAACATAAGAGTGTGGATTCCTTAAAGGTTAAATGTGAAGATGTGGCACAGAAGTGCAGTCCAACTGTGAAAAAGCAAACCCAGCAGACCCAGCACATCCAGCCATGGAGCTGAGCCGTGGAGTTCAAGGGATTGTTAAGTTTATTCACTGTTTTATTGAGGCTGTGAGAGGTTTGAATGATGGTCCCACAGTTTTTCCAACATCCCCCACTGCATATATTTTTTGGGATGATATTGGCCTCATACTATCAGTCAGGACTACGCTGTCTATTTGTCTAGCTTTTTATTGCAGTTCACTGCAAACttcatttttgttgaaactTGGACCCTTTGTGGCCTCCCTGCAAAGTCTTGTAGAATTCATgtgtatatattaaaaatacatttggaaTGAATGGATTTGTATTTCATCATTGACAAAGATactaatgaatgtttttttttcttggataGAGCTTAATCATGTCATATCTGCTCCTCAGCTCGTGTCTGTCCGGCTCACCTTGGCTGGAGCATTGACATTGCCGGTGTGGTAGCCGATCTGCAGGGAGCCGAGCACCGCTGCCAGGATGGAGGTCAGGAGTGTGGCTGTCAGATGGCTCTGTGACAGTATTGAGGTGAGGGACATTTATTGATTTACCATGAAAATGTATCAAGCGCATTCAAGACTCATTCAGTTATGTTTAACGAGcagcataaaataaatcaaactgtaagtaaaattattttattttattaaaattttatgTGAGCTCAGTGTCTAACCTCTCAGACCCCTCATGTTTCTTCAAACATAAGCAATCCTTTGACTATTTCTGAAGATCGAGGATAGCAGGAACCACAGTATTTTCACACACTGGCAACATGTACAGAATTTTGATTCCCACAAGTGAGTGTTAGTGCTTTGTCTGTCAGACGGTTCATTTGTAGGAAAAGGgctaaagcaaacaaaacaaacaaacctcctGGGACACCATTTGTTTGGGTGAGACGGGGTATCAGTCCCTCAAGCTGTTGGTGCATTTAACTTCTGCTGACTTTTTCTGCTCTAAAGAATCCAAGTGATGGCAGAATTAGAAAACCTTGTTGCACAGTACAGGCATTACAGCAGAGAAACACGCTTTGTGTAGAATATTTTAGGCTGTTAATAATAGACAAAAAGCCATCTTTCTGTGTGTTAATGCTATAAGACACCACAATCCATTCCATTTAAGTTGATTTTTAAGTCAACTTACCTGTGCTGTGGAGTAAAGCAGGCAGATTGTCAGTGGGAAAGGAAATCCAGTTATTTATTGCTATGAGATGAACAGTCACTCATCAAAATGTTCCACTTGCAGACTCATCAGACATCAACAAGTAGTGAATACAGTTCATTCACATATTGAATATGGAGGCAAAATTAAACATGTAATTAAACTTTGTCAGTAAACTAGATGTCAGGAGGTTCTGCTccctgatctgatctgatcctCGTACGACGGCTCTAGTAAAATCCTGGCGGATACCTTAACTGCTTAtagaattaaaaacacatcatgcGGAAAAGTCTTCATATTCATTTTCTACATCTATATCAATTTGTATaagtctgtgtgtatatatacgTCAGGTTCTCACCACTGCTCCTGAGTAGATCCCGTCTTCATCCCTGAGTTTCAGATATGAATGTGTAAATTTTCCTGAGTATACACACCACTACTGGgaactgtgcacacacactcgacCAGTGAGTCCAGTGATGAAGTCACACCCAGCTGGTGAATTTGGGGCAGTCCTGTCAGAATGGCAGCCGTGGGCGTCCTGTGGTTCTCATGGACCAGCTGATCGACATCCTGAGCTTTAACTGACTAGGGATCAGATTATCTGCTGCACTCAAACCTCATATTACCTCTCTTGAAACACAACAACTGTTCCCAAGTCAGAGCCAAAAGGTGTCTTATCTGGCGCACTGAGTTGCCATTTTGGCAATAACACAGCCACAtgcttcgtgtgtgtgtgtgcgtgacttTGTcctgtgatgatgaaaaattcAAGAGTGTAGTGACACACATTAATGGCATTGCATCTACAAATGTCTTTCTAGGAACCAATGAAATCACAGCATCAGACAGAATCATGCATTTCTTAATTTATCCAACTAACACTTGAAACTCTTTTATGCAAGTACTTACAGGATATGGAAATTATGAAAAATGACTCTCTAAGacagtgaaatttgttttgcaaCTTATTCTACAGTTCATAATCACGTTTTTGAAAGGTGAAAAAGTAAACGCAGTACTAGTTAAATACTTTGTTATTGCGTTcgtgtaaatgtctgtggtttcTCCAACAAGTCTCTGTAGGGTTTCTCAATGAGCATTTCTGCTCCAGGTCGCTACATAATAAAACACCACTGACAGCTTTTTCCTTTCAATAATCTACTGACACGTGAGTAATTTGTGATTAATGTCTGTGCAAGGTAATAGTTGTTATGACTGAGTCTTTTAAACACATGCATCTGCGTCCCTTTTATCTGTTTGGAAATGGGAAATAGTAGAAAAATGGCTGCTGTCTAATGAAGGAATATAAATATTCATCCACTAACCCATCTGAACTGGATTTCTAAAAAGAGCTAACTTGACGTATGATAAATATGGTTTTAATTTGGTTATAATTAAATGGCAACCgcagagaaatgaaatgtaaatggcAGCAAACTTAATCTCACAATGTGGATCGGGATTTGCTGACTGAGGTTGACATACTGTGTGGTGCTTTCAAGGATAGTCTTAAAAGGCAACACCCATCACACAATGCTGTGACAATGTAGAGCCTGGAGGATTTAACGGACAGTGCCAGGATGacgtatatatgtgtgtatacaccctctc
This window encodes:
- the LOC124072191 gene encoding solute carrier family 2, facilitated glucose transporter member 1; translated protein: MVSQESHLTATLLTSILAAVLGSLQIGYHTGNVNAPAKIIEEFFNHTWRARHNQSMPDHSLTLLWSLSVSIKDFGALLGSLGVKYLADSYGRRNSILIVNCLSVAGACLMSASKASKSFEILILGRMLFGLFCGLVMSLNPLYIQEVSPTNLRGAFATLNQVSFASGILVGMVAGLETMLGTEHYWAMMLSLSLIPALIQYLVLPFYPESPRYLLINRAEDSKAEAALLRLRGSTDKVFAELEEMKEEAAHTQSGVTIHEFFKKRRYKQPIIIVLIINLGSQLSGFNAIINYSTRMFQAKFDEAKYLTLGVGAVNVTFTLVAFFLMERAGRRRLLLTGFISIAVCNLLMTIVDSVLHLVPELRSLQVLLVFCLISAYELGPGPISWFIAAELFDQPGRPIAMAFTSMLNWGGKFVLALLFPPLLKICGAYVYLLFMTVALFAFTFTWIRLPETKGRTFDDIAEEFRGAEGIPLHNKSGFNTFT